One region of Alosa sapidissima isolate fAloSap1 chromosome 1, fAloSap1.pri, whole genome shotgun sequence genomic DNA includes:
- the psip1a gene encoding PC4 and SFRS1 interacting protein 1a isoform X2, which produces MARDFRPGDLIFAKMKGYPHWPARIDEVPDGAVKPSNVKFPIFFFGTHETAFLGPKDIFPYLANKDKYGKPNKRKGFNEGLWEIENNPKVELGGEKMMSAESAEDKDSDSSPEGEEEGEDGERGRKSTVSGSEAGEEEEEEEGEMEVSGQGPLLEEESTDTSKPKRGRKKKSEPEQDSEKDEAATSPTSSPAGGDTPVPKRRGRKPKAEKLLLLQQQSSHDPHGSGSDMETTADSERKRKRGSDDKSKHQEEDERRADGRKRKDEAKKEPEAKRKRNAKDGSSSDSEDEEKSSGPGRKRNPLKAQQNTVEPDKDERRRKGDDTKELGKEDSKKDERKGDRRKEMSTEHRLQRLHGEIKISLKIDNPDVKKCLVALDELGSLQVNTQHLQKHSDLIATLKKIRRFKASQDIMDKATMLYNKFKTMFLVGEGDSVLSQVLNKSLAEQRQYEEAKKGALKKAEQAKEQSMEGQVANGGSSPEVKQQESEQSKAAEESRTVENSVPVAQQESG; this is translated from the exons ATGGCTCGGGATTTCAGACCTGGAGACTTGATCTTTGCCAAGATGAAGGGTTATCCCCATTGGCCAGCCAGG ATTGATGAAGTTCCAGATGGGGCTGTTAAACCGTCCAATGTCAAGTTCCCTATCTTCTTCTTCGGCACTCATGAAAC GGCATTTCTTGGACCAAAAGACATATTCCCATACTTGGCTAATAAAGACAAGTATGGAAAACCTAACAAGAGAAAAGGTTTCAATGAAGGCCTGTGGGAAATTGAGAACAATCCAAAGGTGGAGCTAGGTGGAGAGAAG ATGATGTCGGCTGAGTCAGCGGAAGACAAAGACTCGGACAGCAGccctgagggagaggaggaaggcgaggatggggagagggggaggaagtccACG GTGTCTGGCAGTGAAGcgggtgaggaagaggaggaggaggaaggggagatgGAGGTATCAGGGCAGGGGCCCCTGTTGGAGGAA gAATCGACAGACACATCTAAGCCAAAAAGGGGGCGAAAGAAAAAG AGTGAACCAGAGCAAGACTCAGAGAAAGATGAGGCTGCCACCAGTCCTACTTCAAGTCCAGCTG GTGGAGACACACCTGTGCCTAAGCGGCGTGGCAGGAAGCCCAAAGCAGAGAAGTTGCTCCTCCTGCAGCAGCAGTCATCACATGACCCCCACGGATCAGGCAGTGACAT GGAGACTACTGCAGATTCTGAACGAAAAAGGAAGCGTGGATCAGATGACAAGAGCAAACATCAGGAGGAAGACGAGAGGAGGGCAGATGGCAGGAAGAGAAAGGACGAGGCGAAGAAGGAGCCAGAGGCCAAGAGGAAGAGAAACGCCAAAGATGGGAGCTCCTCTGACtctgaggatgaggag AAGAGCAGTGGACCAGGCAGGAAACGCAACCCGCTGAAAGCCCAGCAGAATACAGTAGAGCCTGACAAGGATGAGCGTCGCCGCAAGGGAGACGACACCAAAGA ATTAGGGAAAGAAGACTCAAAGAAGGACGAGCGGAAAGGAGACCGAAGGAAAG AAATGTCCACGGAGCACCGACTGCAGAGGTTGCATGGAGAAATCAAGATCTCTTTGAAGATAGACAACCCT GATGTGAAAAAATGCCTGGTTGCATTGGATGAGCTGGGCTCTCTACAAGTCAACACCCAGCACCTTCAAAAGCACAGTGACCTGATAGCCACCCTTAAAAAG ATCCGCAGGTTTAAGGCCAGCCAGGACATCATGGACAAGGCCACCATGTTGTATAACAAGTTCAAGACCATGTTCCTGGTGGGTGAGGGAGACTCTGTGCTGAGCCAAGTGCTCAACAAGTCTCTGGCTGAGCAGAGGCAGTATGAGGAGGCCAAGAAAGGAGCGCTGAAGAAAGCCGAGCAGGCCAAAGAGCAGAGCATGG AGGGACAGGTTGCCAATGGAGGGTCAAGCCCAGAGGTGAAGCAGCAAGAGTCTGAGCAGAGCAAAGCTGCTGAAGAGAGCCGCACTGTGGAGAACAG TGTGCCAGTAGCCCAGCAGGAATCCGGTTGA
- the psip1a gene encoding PC4 and SFRS1 interacting protein 1a isoform X1, with translation MARDFRPGDLIFAKMKGYPHWPARIDEVPDGAVKPSNVKFPIFFFGTHETAFLGPKDIFPYLANKDKYGKPNKRKGFNEGLWEIENNPKVELGGEKQMMSAESAEDKDSDSSPEGEEEGEDGERGRKSTVSGSEAGEEEEEEEGEMEVSGQGPLLEEESTDTSKPKRGRKKKSEPEQDSEKDEAATSPTSSPAGGDTPVPKRRGRKPKAEKLLLLQQQSSHDPHGSGSDMETTADSERKRKRGSDDKSKHQEEDERRADGRKRKDEAKKEPEAKRKRNAKDGSSSDSEDEEKSSGPGRKRNPLKAQQNTVEPDKDERRRKGDDTKELGKEDSKKDERKGDRRKEMSTEHRLQRLHGEIKISLKIDNPDVKKCLVALDELGSLQVNTQHLQKHSDLIATLKKIRRFKASQDIMDKATMLYNKFKTMFLVGEGDSVLSQVLNKSLAEQRQYEEAKKGALKKAEQAKEQSMEGQVANGGSSPEVKQQESEQSKAAEESRTVENSVPVAQQESG, from the exons ATGGCTCGGGATTTCAGACCTGGAGACTTGATCTTTGCCAAGATGAAGGGTTATCCCCATTGGCCAGCCAGG ATTGATGAAGTTCCAGATGGGGCTGTTAAACCGTCCAATGTCAAGTTCCCTATCTTCTTCTTCGGCACTCATGAAAC GGCATTTCTTGGACCAAAAGACATATTCCCATACTTGGCTAATAAAGACAAGTATGGAAAACCTAACAAGAGAAAAGGTTTCAATGAAGGCCTGTGGGAAATTGAGAACAATCCAAAGGTGGAGCTAGGTGGAGAGAAG CAGATGATGTCGGCTGAGTCAGCGGAAGACAAAGACTCGGACAGCAGccctgagggagaggaggaaggcgaggatggggagagggggaggaagtccACG GTGTCTGGCAGTGAAGcgggtgaggaagaggaggaggaggaaggggagatgGAGGTATCAGGGCAGGGGCCCCTGTTGGAGGAA gAATCGACAGACACATCTAAGCCAAAAAGGGGGCGAAAGAAAAAG AGTGAACCAGAGCAAGACTCAGAGAAAGATGAGGCTGCCACCAGTCCTACTTCAAGTCCAGCTG GTGGAGACACACCTGTGCCTAAGCGGCGTGGCAGGAAGCCCAAAGCAGAGAAGTTGCTCCTCCTGCAGCAGCAGTCATCACATGACCCCCACGGATCAGGCAGTGACAT GGAGACTACTGCAGATTCTGAACGAAAAAGGAAGCGTGGATCAGATGACAAGAGCAAACATCAGGAGGAAGACGAGAGGAGGGCAGATGGCAGGAAGAGAAAGGACGAGGCGAAGAAGGAGCCAGAGGCCAAGAGGAAGAGAAACGCCAAAGATGGGAGCTCCTCTGACtctgaggatgaggag AAGAGCAGTGGACCAGGCAGGAAACGCAACCCGCTGAAAGCCCAGCAGAATACAGTAGAGCCTGACAAGGATGAGCGTCGCCGCAAGGGAGACGACACCAAAGA ATTAGGGAAAGAAGACTCAAAGAAGGACGAGCGGAAAGGAGACCGAAGGAAAG AAATGTCCACGGAGCACCGACTGCAGAGGTTGCATGGAGAAATCAAGATCTCTTTGAAGATAGACAACCCT GATGTGAAAAAATGCCTGGTTGCATTGGATGAGCTGGGCTCTCTACAAGTCAACACCCAGCACCTTCAAAAGCACAGTGACCTGATAGCCACCCTTAAAAAG ATCCGCAGGTTTAAGGCCAGCCAGGACATCATGGACAAGGCCACCATGTTGTATAACAAGTTCAAGACCATGTTCCTGGTGGGTGAGGGAGACTCTGTGCTGAGCCAAGTGCTCAACAAGTCTCTGGCTGAGCAGAGGCAGTATGAGGAGGCCAAGAAAGGAGCGCTGAAGAAAGCCGAGCAGGCCAAAGAGCAGAGCATGG AGGGACAGGTTGCCAATGGAGGGTCAAGCCCAGAGGTGAAGCAGCAAGAGTCTGAGCAGAGCAAAGCTGCTGAAGAGAGCCGCACTGTGGAGAACAG TGTGCCAGTAGCCCAGCAGGAATCCGGTTGA
- the psip1a gene encoding PC4 and SFRS1 interacting protein 1a isoform X3 — translation MARDFRPGDLIFAKMKGYPHWPARIDEVPDGAVKPSNVKFPIFFFGTHETAFLGPKDIFPYLANKDKYGKPNKRKGFNEGLWEIENNPKVELGGEKQMMSAESAEDKDSDSSPEGEEEGEDGERGRKSTESTDTSKPKRGRKKKSEPEQDSEKDEAATSPTSSPAGGDTPVPKRRGRKPKAEKLLLLQQQSSHDPHGSGSDMETTADSERKRKRGSDDKSKHQEEDERRADGRKRKDEAKKEPEAKRKRNAKDGSSSDSEDEEKSSGPGRKRNPLKAQQNTVEPDKDERRRKGDDTKELGKEDSKKDERKGDRRKEMSTEHRLQRLHGEIKISLKIDNPDVKKCLVALDELGSLQVNTQHLQKHSDLIATLKKIRRFKASQDIMDKATMLYNKFKTMFLVGEGDSVLSQVLNKSLAEQRQYEEAKKGALKKAEQAKEQSMEGQVANGGSSPEVKQQESEQSKAAEESRTVENSVPVAQQESG, via the exons ATGGCTCGGGATTTCAGACCTGGAGACTTGATCTTTGCCAAGATGAAGGGTTATCCCCATTGGCCAGCCAGG ATTGATGAAGTTCCAGATGGGGCTGTTAAACCGTCCAATGTCAAGTTCCCTATCTTCTTCTTCGGCACTCATGAAAC GGCATTTCTTGGACCAAAAGACATATTCCCATACTTGGCTAATAAAGACAAGTATGGAAAACCTAACAAGAGAAAAGGTTTCAATGAAGGCCTGTGGGAAATTGAGAACAATCCAAAGGTGGAGCTAGGTGGAGAGAAG CAGATGATGTCGGCTGAGTCAGCGGAAGACAAAGACTCGGACAGCAGccctgagggagaggaggaaggcgaggatggggagagggggaggaagtccACG gAATCGACAGACACATCTAAGCCAAAAAGGGGGCGAAAGAAAAAG AGTGAACCAGAGCAAGACTCAGAGAAAGATGAGGCTGCCACCAGTCCTACTTCAAGTCCAGCTG GTGGAGACACACCTGTGCCTAAGCGGCGTGGCAGGAAGCCCAAAGCAGAGAAGTTGCTCCTCCTGCAGCAGCAGTCATCACATGACCCCCACGGATCAGGCAGTGACAT GGAGACTACTGCAGATTCTGAACGAAAAAGGAAGCGTGGATCAGATGACAAGAGCAAACATCAGGAGGAAGACGAGAGGAGGGCAGATGGCAGGAAGAGAAAGGACGAGGCGAAGAAGGAGCCAGAGGCCAAGAGGAAGAGAAACGCCAAAGATGGGAGCTCCTCTGACtctgaggatgaggag AAGAGCAGTGGACCAGGCAGGAAACGCAACCCGCTGAAAGCCCAGCAGAATACAGTAGAGCCTGACAAGGATGAGCGTCGCCGCAAGGGAGACGACACCAAAGA ATTAGGGAAAGAAGACTCAAAGAAGGACGAGCGGAAAGGAGACCGAAGGAAAG AAATGTCCACGGAGCACCGACTGCAGAGGTTGCATGGAGAAATCAAGATCTCTTTGAAGATAGACAACCCT GATGTGAAAAAATGCCTGGTTGCATTGGATGAGCTGGGCTCTCTACAAGTCAACACCCAGCACCTTCAAAAGCACAGTGACCTGATAGCCACCCTTAAAAAG ATCCGCAGGTTTAAGGCCAGCCAGGACATCATGGACAAGGCCACCATGTTGTATAACAAGTTCAAGACCATGTTCCTGGTGGGTGAGGGAGACTCTGTGCTGAGCCAAGTGCTCAACAAGTCTCTGGCTGAGCAGAGGCAGTATGAGGAGGCCAAGAAAGGAGCGCTGAAGAAAGCCGAGCAGGCCAAAGAGCAGAGCATGG AGGGACAGGTTGCCAATGGAGGGTCAAGCCCAGAGGTGAAGCAGCAAGAGTCTGAGCAGAGCAAAGCTGCTGAAGAGAGCCGCACTGTGGAGAACAG TGTGCCAGTAGCCCAGCAGGAATCCGGTTGA
- the psip1a gene encoding PC4 and SFRS1 interacting protein 1a isoform X4, with protein MARDFRPGDLIFAKMKGYPHWPARIDEVPDGAVKPSNVKFPIFFFGTHETAFLGPKDIFPYLANKDKYGKPNKRKGFNEGLWEIENNPKVELGGEKMMSAESAEDKDSDSSPEGEEEGEDGERGRKSTESTDTSKPKRGRKKKSEPEQDSEKDEAATSPTSSPAGGDTPVPKRRGRKPKAEKLLLLQQQSSHDPHGSGSDMETTADSERKRKRGSDDKSKHQEEDERRADGRKRKDEAKKEPEAKRKRNAKDGSSSDSEDEEKSSGPGRKRNPLKAQQNTVEPDKDERRRKGDDTKELGKEDSKKDERKGDRRKEMSTEHRLQRLHGEIKISLKIDNPDVKKCLVALDELGSLQVNTQHLQKHSDLIATLKKIRRFKASQDIMDKATMLYNKFKTMFLVGEGDSVLSQVLNKSLAEQRQYEEAKKGALKKAEQAKEQSMEGQVANGGSSPEVKQQESEQSKAAEESRTVENSVPVAQQESG; from the exons ATGGCTCGGGATTTCAGACCTGGAGACTTGATCTTTGCCAAGATGAAGGGTTATCCCCATTGGCCAGCCAGG ATTGATGAAGTTCCAGATGGGGCTGTTAAACCGTCCAATGTCAAGTTCCCTATCTTCTTCTTCGGCACTCATGAAAC GGCATTTCTTGGACCAAAAGACATATTCCCATACTTGGCTAATAAAGACAAGTATGGAAAACCTAACAAGAGAAAAGGTTTCAATGAAGGCCTGTGGGAAATTGAGAACAATCCAAAGGTGGAGCTAGGTGGAGAGAAG ATGATGTCGGCTGAGTCAGCGGAAGACAAAGACTCGGACAGCAGccctgagggagaggaggaaggcgaggatggggagagggggaggaagtccACG gAATCGACAGACACATCTAAGCCAAAAAGGGGGCGAAAGAAAAAG AGTGAACCAGAGCAAGACTCAGAGAAAGATGAGGCTGCCACCAGTCCTACTTCAAGTCCAGCTG GTGGAGACACACCTGTGCCTAAGCGGCGTGGCAGGAAGCCCAAAGCAGAGAAGTTGCTCCTCCTGCAGCAGCAGTCATCACATGACCCCCACGGATCAGGCAGTGACAT GGAGACTACTGCAGATTCTGAACGAAAAAGGAAGCGTGGATCAGATGACAAGAGCAAACATCAGGAGGAAGACGAGAGGAGGGCAGATGGCAGGAAGAGAAAGGACGAGGCGAAGAAGGAGCCAGAGGCCAAGAGGAAGAGAAACGCCAAAGATGGGAGCTCCTCTGACtctgaggatgaggag AAGAGCAGTGGACCAGGCAGGAAACGCAACCCGCTGAAAGCCCAGCAGAATACAGTAGAGCCTGACAAGGATGAGCGTCGCCGCAAGGGAGACGACACCAAAGA ATTAGGGAAAGAAGACTCAAAGAAGGACGAGCGGAAAGGAGACCGAAGGAAAG AAATGTCCACGGAGCACCGACTGCAGAGGTTGCATGGAGAAATCAAGATCTCTTTGAAGATAGACAACCCT GATGTGAAAAAATGCCTGGTTGCATTGGATGAGCTGGGCTCTCTACAAGTCAACACCCAGCACCTTCAAAAGCACAGTGACCTGATAGCCACCCTTAAAAAG ATCCGCAGGTTTAAGGCCAGCCAGGACATCATGGACAAGGCCACCATGTTGTATAACAAGTTCAAGACCATGTTCCTGGTGGGTGAGGGAGACTCTGTGCTGAGCCAAGTGCTCAACAAGTCTCTGGCTGAGCAGAGGCAGTATGAGGAGGCCAAGAAAGGAGCGCTGAAGAAAGCCGAGCAGGCCAAAGAGCAGAGCATGG AGGGACAGGTTGCCAATGGAGGGTCAAGCCCAGAGGTGAAGCAGCAAGAGTCTGAGCAGAGCAAAGCTGCTGAAGAGAGCCGCACTGTGGAGAACAG TGTGCCAGTAGCCCAGCAGGAATCCGGTTGA